The following nucleotide sequence is from Ornithodoros turicata isolate Travis chromosome 2, ASM3712646v1, whole genome shotgun sequence.
GGAATGCATCTGCCTCTTCACTCTCAAGTTCATCTTCCTCTTCACAGTCAAAGTTTCTTATTGCAGGGGATTGAGTGATGGAAATGGAATGGGAGAGAGTGGAAAAGAAAGTGCTCATTCAGCATTGTGCAAAAATACATACTGTTCGTTTCGTTTTGAGTGTTTGTGTTACAACGTACAGTGCTGGGCAgtagtttacggaacatgctccgccactttccttcctcagagtgacacgctagcagctgaccgtacggacttagacatgtgcctaggtaactcAGTCACCTGCTTGCAGGTGACTGAGGTACCAGGTGACTGAGGTACTGTGGTGACTCAGTACTGAGGTACTGAGGTGACTCAGTACTGAGGTACTGAGGTGACTGACAGGTACCATTCGCTGGTagtgtgtcactctgaggaaggacaGTGGCGGaacatgttccgtaaacttttgtccagcagtGTACATGAAAAACACCATGAAACAGGAAACGCAACCGCAAATTGTTCATATGTTGCGTCTGATTTAGAAACATGCTGGTTAAATACCAACCACGTGGCAACCTTATTTGCTAGTAATGTTAGGGAGGTGCAAGCTGATCGAGCATCTGTGCTCCGTGAAGTGATGCAGGAATTTCCAGCTATGTAAATGTATAATAATGTAGTATGTATTTGTATAAACTATCTGCAGTTCAGTGAGTCAGCAGCAATGCTGTTGCAGGGTGCCTCATTGCATCAGCATAGAGtcttccagttttttctttcctccttatTCAGGGTGGTGTTGTATTGGTAGAATACACTGGCTTTGCCATAACATGGGAAGACAAATTAAAAGTTGGATGTTCCAGTATCTATATGAGCACCACCTTCAGCACATGCACACACATAGACAGCATTTTGTTAATGTGCGCTGATGGTGATTTCAGGTTATGTCGAACCTTATCCAGTCAGTACAAGAACACGTGTCCCTGGCTCTTCGTCTATCTTCATCTTTTCCCGTGATGTCTTTTGCACACTGACCAGTCCAGTTGTGTGACTCAATGTTTCTTGCATCGTTTTTCGCCATGCAGTTCTAGTGCCAGCTACAGCGTGatagtagagcctgaagttttcggaattttttttttctaaattcagggggtaaaaatcgggcaaataaacatgtgctctaaattcatgcgaattcgggtgaaaaaaaacttccagtttACTAAATTtgcagttactcaaactaactgtgctggtttggtacaaacggtgatgtaaatGCATTCGCTGCCAAACAAGTtttgtgtgcattcctacagacgtcccagtgagggcaatttgccggctaaaaatcgggttttaccctaaagaggcaacctgcaattcggggtgcaaagttgggaaagaatcgggttaaaccctaaaacttcatgcTGTAATGATGTGATACATATTACCACAGTAAGCAGTAACAGTCCGCAGTATGCACGAACAAGAACCAGAGTCGTACCGTAGTGGAGGTAGACGGGTCCATAACAGTTACATTGTTCTGTCCTGAAGATCACAGACATGCTCTCAGGGACCTGTGATTTTATGCAAGCATAATGGAAACTGATGTCACTTCTAAGTATTGTTTGTAAAATCTGTGGATCAAGTCTGTTCCGCATATGGCATGGGAATGAGGCCAGTGTGTCTAGTTTCTGCTGGCCCAGTCCAGTTTGCTGGCAGGAGGAATGAGCTGCTTATCCTCTGTTGACCCTAAGCAGATAAGTTGGCATGGGAGAAGCACCTCATTGTctggcatatacagggtgtttccctttatctgcaacaaattttcataaaacgGGGAGCTTGCCTTAGGGCGGTTTTGTTTGTCATTCGGTTACTCGATGGGGCTGCTACTAGAAGACCAATTTTTTGTTcagttaggggactaattaacggagatattttcatcaactttttACTttttgactttagggagcacatatCAATTCCGgtattaaagcctgatcaccGCATGATCCGCTCATCCGCTCGAGCCACTGATGAAGCGCTAAATTAATTTCAGTGCACGCTACAGACCAGAGTATTTCAGCTGGTGATTGTCAGTGATCGCCAAAAGAGTGACGGTGACgttgatatctccgccctcacttaacgtcacagaaaaatGTCATATGCGATGTTGGCAAGGCCTTATCgggtatgtttcacgatctttgttttgtttttctttttccttcctttcgttcCTTCATATGTTTGCAGTCGCTTGCCGTATTAGTCATTTCATCCTGCCGGATGCAGCTCTTGCCCTTCCCCGGTACGGTACTCGCTGATATGTAGTGGTGATGCGCAACGCTCTTTGcgaggaaaaaggaaaaacaaaacaaatattgTGCAACACTATGTTTTTCTGCGACActaggtgagggcggagataccTAGGTCACCGTCGCTCTTCTGCCGACCACGTGAGGTTCCGCAACAGACGGCAGAGCTGAAATAATGAGGTCTGTGGCACACGCTGCAATTACTTCCGTGCTTCGTCAGTGGTTTGGGTGCATCGTGCGAAGATCAGGTTTTAATAttacaattgcaatgtgctccctaaagtcagtAATTAAAATGTTGATTAAAATATCCATTAATTGGTCCCCTAATTGAGAATAAATACggcttcctagtagcagccccatCGAGTAATTTAATGGCGAGAGTAAAACCACTTTaagcaactcccctttttatgaaaatttgttgcagataaaaggaaacaacCCGCATAGCACCTGGCAACAATATATCTAGTCAACTACGCCACAATCATTATTTCTTACTCATTGCTCTGTCATGTAGTACAATATGTTTCACGGAATCATCCACCAGTGTCAAGGTGCCACTGCCCCATTAAAGATAGGTCAGATAACCACAGGCAATATTtgcagtttttcttttccttttttttttttttttttgtggggccTCCAATTGAAGCAGTGACCCCATTGTAACCGGAaaactttttctctttctcaaAGATAAAGAAGATGAAAGTGAGATGGAAACCTGTGACGAAGGTGTCGACAGCAAGGCATCCAAAGAAGAATGCTCAGAAGGCTCGCTTATTAGGACGAGGGCACAGATAGTGGATGCATCTGGTGACATTGTAGGAATTCCGCGAGAGGGTCCTCGGCACACGAGGCATACAATGACTGCCCCACGACAAAAGAGTCCGCAGTCAAAGAAAGTAGACTGAATCTCAGAAATGGCTGGAATCGGGTATAAACTCTGTGCTGCCTCATGACTGCTGTAGCAGAtttcatagagagagagagagagagagacaagcATTGGGTAAGAGTCACGTGAAAGAGCTTATAACGATGGTGGGAGAGTGTGCTTGCTAGTGACATGGAAGCAGCTGCCACGAGGATGTTATTTTATCGAACAGAGGGTAGCAGCCGTCTTTTGCTATTTTAAGAGATCCCCCCCCAGGGTGAGGTAGTGCACATTGAAGGTAGAGGaaatttggctacatttttatGGGGCTCTGTTTCTACATTACGTAGGTCAGTCCAGgttactaacaaaaaaaaaaaaaacaaaggaaaaaataacagCGGGTTTCTCATTGTTGCGGGGCTTCCTGTGTTACGTAACGCTGCATGAAGATGTAATATGTAGTACATTTATGACGATCAATGATAATGGTATGCAGTTAAGCCATGAAAAATTTTTTTTGTGATCTTCTCAGTGGCTCTACCTGCTGCTCTGTGTTTAACATCACTGGTGTCTGTAACCAAGGAGAAATCACTTTGTGTCAAACAGTTGCCATTAACGTACCAGTTTACGGAACTCTGCGCTTTCTTGATAAACGTTTGGAAGCCGCTTGTCTCACTTTGTATAGTGCTTGTTACCAGACACATACATTGTGGTACTGCAGCCTGACAGAGTAGGTGTGGATGATCCAGGTGCGTTATCGCCCGAGTGAGATGTTTAGAATTTACAGCAGTGGTATTCCTAACGTCTGTACGTGTATGTTCTGCATTTATTAGTTGTAAATGTGACCGCACACTGCCTTGCTTGCGGCTGCCTTTGTGGTAAATCAACACCTTTCCTTTAGGAAACGTGCTTTAGATTATACGTTGCAGGATCAGCGGGGTTCCGAAGATCATTTGTGTGATCTTGTGATCGAAAGTATAGGTGGAAGCAAAGGCCTTGGGTCGGGAATTCAAACACAGTCCGTTGAGACTACTGACTCTCAACCTGAGGCGATGTGATGACTTGTTTCTACATTTCTGAGCTGACGTAGAACGTGAAGGTGGATCATGCGGATACTTTCTTAACCTCTTGTTTTAGATCTCTAGTGCTGTAAGTTATATGATGAAAGATGCATTGTTAGGCAAATGTGTGAAATCTTTGTGCAATTTCATGGGGAGGATGTCCCTTACATGAAGAACGATCTGATTCGTTTGTTCGGACTTAGGTGTGATACTTGTTCTGGTAACTTGCGACTTATTTCTCAGTGTGGATGACCGAACCATCTAGGATAAATGATGAAATTGTTTCGTTGACTATCACTTCTTCACTGTGGACAGAGCCAAAAAAAGATACTGGACAGTGGCTAACAGGAAGCACGTTTGTACACAGTCGTAGAAGTTCGGCAATAATGCTATTTATCGGCAGAGCTTTTTACAGCTGTCATAAAAGAAATGGGGGAATGTACAAGTCTATGTCCTCGATTTTGTTTCTGGGCATCTTCATTCATTTGGAAGCCCACCCTCTCGTATGAGCTGGTACACCACAGAGAAGTCCTTTTGCCCTAAACCTTTGCTGAGCAGCAGTCTGTAAATCTGGTGTGACACTGACCCCAGAGGAGTTGGAGAATTGGTGTTGGTTGCTGCAGTCTGGGCCAGTCCAAGGTCCTGGATGTGACAGAAATGTGCGTTACAGTGCTATAACTTCAAATCGATCGGTAGAGTCTTGGGGGAATCTAGAATCGGAATGCAAGGTGGTGTCAAACTCCTTTCAGAATGGGAGGGTCAATTGTGTGTGAAGGTAGATATCTTCCCCAACTGCATCCACAGGTTATGGCTCTGAGGTGCCAGGAGTCATTCTGTGTGCACTCGGCTACTAGCATATTTGTGCAGCCAATTCATGTGGACATTGGTCACCGATAGGTCAAATACAGAAGCGTGCAGAATACATTATTGTGCACAAGTGTGGAGGTGCACGGGATCATTCAATAAACAGACGACATGTCTCTGGAGAAGCAAAATAAAGGCACTCTCTCTAGGGAAACGGAATATTTACAGCTACACGCACAAGACACGAAAACATGTGACAAGTCCGTTCGACCACTTGGAAGCAAGACGTAAGATGAAGGCGAAGGAGAGTGCAACACAGAGTATGTCACAATACTATTTCACAATGCAGCAAACTAGTGTTTTTTGGTGCTGCTAACATACTTCGGCGAAACTGATTCATGAGCTGAGCGATAACGAAACACCGGATTATGGCAGGCGCTATGCAGACCAGCTAGACGAGGACCACTAGGTGGATCCCTCCTCTCACCGTCATCCTAACCATCACACTAAGTCCGCCTCGATATCCTAAACAACTACTATGGTACCGTAAGACCCATGGGTAAATGAATCGTAGCAAAAGCGCTTACAACTGCTACATGGAGAAACGTGGCATTCTCGACAACTATGTCCTACGTGACAAAACTTTTGTAAAACACGctcatgctcaatgtggcgAATGAGCTCAGCTTGAATGTCACAGTTACAAATGCTGATCTCTGGCTGCTAATCACAATGATAATGCTGAAATTTTGTTGTAAATCAGATGTCACATGATGAATCAAAAGTTCATTCCTCAGCGCAGTGTCTTATCATACTTCTGATATAATTGTGTACTTCACACAAACAAGATCACCCTTTTCTCATATATGTTGACTGCACAAAGAACTTCTTGACTTGCTAGCACAAGGCTCGGGCAATGACCGACGTTGATGCTCTACGCTGTACAGTAAAGCTATGTTCCCACTATCAGGCGCCCAGAAAGGTTGCTTAGTGGTCACCGGAGGCCCACTTTCTTGCGCTGTCTAAGCAGTCGCTCCTTGCGCGACTGATAACGACGGACGGCAACAACCAACCAATCAAAGCGAAAAAGAAGACGACAAGGGTCTGTGGCCATTGCCAGTGGTATATCTCGAGCGTACAGCAAGCATCTGTGTGGACACACTTCTCCGTTCGCCACTCCCCACTCCGTGAGCGCACCCCCGGCAGTGGGAACGTAGCTTAAGAGTGCTGTGCTGGCGGAAATTTGCAGCAATGCGTGATCTCGTGTACGTGAGGCAAAGCCACGTTTTTCGAGCCACTTGGGGTGTTGTGAATACGAAACAAAACTGGATGTTTGCTGTTCGCCAAATATTTCAACTGATTCTACGGCTCCTAATAGTCGGGGAAAAATCTGTCAGCGTCTATATTTGTTTGCAGCCTCCATAAATCACACTCGAGTTCCATTGTGCTCAAAAGTGGTTTGCAAGCGTAGGACGCATTTTGACAGACCTTGGTCATCAATGCTGTTCCAAACCCTCCATTATAGTTGTTGCTAGACGGTACATTTGGCATCACACCGGGAACGGGGCTATATACTTCGCTGGGCCATGTCTTCCCGGAGCTAACGTTCAGAATGCTGTTGAGAACGCTCGGATCTAATCCTAACCTGCAAAAAGAAAGCACCAAAATCACCAAAGCAATCACCAAAAGTCAAAATATGGCGTGCGACAAAATGATACAGAAAGCTCAAGGTTTGCTCCTTCCGTAGTGAATCTAACACTAGGCTACATATTTTGCAGAACAGGGTTTTGAAATTTCTCACCCTATTGCTTTCTTAACAATTACGCTTCTCATTCATCTATTCAGCCCTCTTGAAGGCACACCTACATCAATATTTTGTAAAATGTCTCACAAAATCGTGGCCCTCAGAACCCCTTTCCTCCGATATACCAATGCTGTGGTGAACATACTTTGGGGTGTTAGGTTTACGTACAAAAGACAAAGAGTCCTGACCTTGCACCCAAGTTCATTGTCTCTGCACATCCAATCATGGAAATGGCGAGCATCATGTTGTTGCAGATCTTTGCCGCTTGTCCACAGCCGACACTTCCACAATGGATCACATTCTTGCCCATGCACAAGAGAACCTCTTCGGCTGCCTTTCCTTCAGATTCCTTACCTCCAACCATGAATGTTAATGTTCCATCCCTTGCGGCATTCACACCTGCCAAACAACAGGGATTTTCGTAAAAGCTGTTGAAgcttgtgtatatatatatttgttgcATTTGCaaacaggcaaaaaaaaaaaaaattataggCTCCTGGTATAGCGTATTTGGCTTTAATTAGGACTTTTAGTGGATCGCGAACAGTACTGCAGGCGACAGATGAGAAAAGGAAGTGACTACCTACTTGATTATAGCAACCATGTCATATGGACCCCTTACCAGtaccgcatttggaagctagcagTGGCACTGCTCATCGGCCCagttatttcttcagtttctaTAGTACTTtttacttcagcttaccttactatttttgtacaagcggtggatgtcccacgggagatgcttctttcatcatcattcaacgtgttttcataggagctgttgctgtcgtctgctatggtagtTGTACAACCGCTTTTGcgcattcaaaattcaaattttcattctccAATCACGACGTATATCTcacgggccgatgagtagcgccccaagcggatcgtgcggatggGCTCCTCATAGGCAGTAATCTGGTCGGCCATTGAAACTCCCTGTTGCGTAAGTCGAGTGTGATTTGAAAGATCATCCCCACACTAACCTATTTGTGTAGCTGCAGTAGGATGAGGCCTTGCTGAGACTCCACTGCAGAGATCAAAATTTGTACAGAGCTTGGGTAACCTACACCTCAGTACATTGGTAATCACCACATTTTTAATGTACGATTATCAATATGCTATGACATTTTGTCTCTGCATAGGAGAGGGTAAAGTTTGTAGAAACCACATGTCTGTCGACTCACAAGGCGGCAATAAAGGGATATTTACAGACCGGTATGGTCCTCTGCGTGGGTTCACAGAAGGAACCACGTGCATCTCACCTTGAGCTGTGTGCTGTTACCTCCTTATTGGGGAGAGGACCAAATGAGGTCGCCCCACGGACAAAAGGGGAGAGTAAGAAACTGAGGAGCTGCGCAGATAGCT
It contains:
- the LOC135386055 gene encoding 3-hydroxyisobutyrate dehydrogenase, mitochondrial-like gives rise to the protein MAATKLLFSRPFSAHLLRHWSQKSCINATAKRNVSQVPLGFIGLGNMGSHMAKNLIKAGHRLVVYDVYPEAIEALSKMGAVPVQSPADVAGQCDNIITMLPSSPHVTAVYAGQRGILSNIKSGSLLIDSSTIDPSVSQDMAKLAEAKGATFIDAPVSGGVNAARDGTLTFMVGGKESEGKAAEEVLLCMGKNVIHCGSVGCGQAAKICNNMMLAISMIGCAETMNLGARLGLDPSVLNSILNVSSGKTWPSEVYSPVPGVMPNVPSSNNYNGGFGTALMTKDLGLAQTAATNTNSPTPLGSVSHQIYRLLLSKGLGQKDFSVVYQLIREGGLPNE